A region of Synechococcus sp. MW101C3 DNA encodes the following proteins:
- a CDS encoding aspartoacylase, whose translation MAADKVLVVGGTHGNERNAPWLLEHWGRHPAHLDRAGLAVELAVGNPAALAAGVRYLDHDLNRSFGLEALADSERSSLELLRARQLLADFGPTGATPCGVVLDLHSTTAAMGSSLVLYGRRPTDLALAAGIQAQLGLPIYLHEGDPAQSGFLVERWPCGVVIEVGPVPQGVITATICHQTALAVEAALATLAAARAGSLRLPVALTVHRHLCSLDLPRHPDGRPACCLHPSRQHRDWQPLQLGDPLFQGADGATVPFEAEAAGMIGTAMAAGDCTWPVFINEAAYGEKGIALSLTRRERWPSSQEWVEALQQLARDLACAR comes from the coding sequence ATGGCCGCAGACAAGGTGCTGGTGGTGGGCGGAACCCACGGCAACGAACGCAATGCCCCCTGGCTGCTGGAGCACTGGGGCCGCCACCCCGCCCACCTCGACCGCGCCGGGCTGGCGGTGGAGCTGGCGGTGGGCAATCCCGCGGCTCTGGCGGCAGGGGTGCGGTACCTCGATCACGATCTCAATCGTTCCTTTGGCCTGGAGGCTCTGGCGGATTCCGAGCGCAGCTCCCTGGAGCTGCTGCGGGCGCGCCAGCTGCTCGCCGATTTCGGGCCCACAGGCGCCACTCCCTGCGGGGTGGTTCTCGATTTGCACAGCACCACGGCGGCGATGGGCAGCTCCCTGGTGCTCTACGGGCGCCGCCCCACCGACCTGGCCCTGGCCGCCGGCATTCAGGCGCAGCTGGGGCTGCCGATCTACCTGCACGAGGGCGACCCCGCCCAGAGCGGCTTTCTGGTGGAGCGTTGGCCCTGCGGTGTGGTGATCGAGGTGGGTCCGGTGCCGCAGGGGGTGATCACCGCCACCATCTGCCACCAGACGGCCCTGGCCGTGGAGGCGGCGCTGGCCACCCTGGCAGCTGCACGCGCCGGGTCGCTACGGCTGCCGGTGGCTCTCACCGTCCACCGCCACCTTTGCAGCCTCGATCTGCCGCGCCATCCGGATGGCCGTCCGGCCTGCTGCCTGCATCCCAGTCGTCAGCACCGCGATTGGCAGCCCTTGCAGCTCGGCGATCCCCTGTTTCAAGGCGCCGATGGGGCCACCGTGCCGTTCGAGGCGGAAGCGGCCGGCATGATCGGCACTGCCATGGCAGCAGGAGATTGCACCTGGCCGGTGTTCATCAACGAAGCGGCCTATGGCGAGAAGGGCATCGCTCTGAGCCTCACCAGGCGGGAGCGGTGGCCCAGCAGCCAGGAGTGGGTGGAGGCCCTCCAGCAGCTGGCCCGGGATCTCGCTTGTGCCCGTTGA